A single Flavobacterium sp. 1 DNA region contains:
- a CDS encoding ATP-dependent RecD-like DNA helicase, whose product MNSSLFYSHLQRKFPFQPTYNQDIFFQKIAIFLTDTHNETIFVLKGYAGTGKTTVISTIVNSLLEINKKYVLLAPTGRAAKVIANYSNKPAFTIHKKIYFPKKNSGGGVSFTLQQNKHKNTIFIVDEASMISDTNSDSKLYENGSLLDDLISYVYSGTNCKMILLGDTAQLPPVNLDISPALDIHTLSINYNKEVEYIELDEVMRQEENSGILHNATELRELLKDTFIAEFKFNVRKFKDIVRLVDGYDIQDAIHSAYSNFSIEDTAFIVRSNKRANQYNEQIRTKILDKESELSTGDFLMVVKNNYFWLKDSDEAGFIANGDIIEILEMFGIKELYGFKFAKVKIRMIDYPNQKPFETVLLMDTIKSESPSLTFEESNRLYQEVMKDYESETTKYKKFQKVKENEYFNALQVKFSYAITCHKSQGGQWNTVFIEQPYLPNGIDRDYIRWLYTAMTRAKNKLYLIGFKDESFVE is encoded by the coding sequence ATGAATTCCTCCTTATTTTACAGCCATTTACAGAGAAAATTTCCTTTTCAGCCAACATACAATCAGGATATATTTTTTCAAAAAATAGCTATTTTTTTGACCGACACTCATAATGAGACCATTTTTGTGCTGAAAGGATATGCAGGAACCGGAAAAACCACTGTTATTTCGACCATTGTAAACAGTTTATTAGAGATTAACAAAAAGTATGTTTTGCTGGCTCCAACAGGGCGCGCCGCCAAAGTAATTGCCAATTATTCGAACAAACCAGCTTTTACAATTCATAAAAAAATCTATTTTCCGAAGAAGAATTCCGGTGGAGGCGTTTCGTTTACTTTACAGCAAAACAAGCATAAAAATACGATTTTCATAGTCGATGAAGCTTCTATGATTTCGGACACTAATTCGGATTCCAAATTGTATGAAAATGGTTCTTTGCTCGATGATTTGATTTCGTATGTATATTCGGGAACCAATTGCAAAATGATTCTGTTGGGTGATACGGCTCAGTTACCGCCGGTAAATTTGGATATAAGCCCGGCTTTGGACATTCATACGCTTAGCATAAATTACAACAAAGAAGTCGAATATATTGAGCTTGACGAAGTAATGCGTCAGGAAGAAAATTCAGGTATTTTGCACAATGCAACCGAATTGAGGGAATTATTGAAAGATACTTTTATAGCCGAATTCAAATTTAATGTTCGAAAATTCAAAGACATTGTCCGTTTGGTTGACGGTTACGACATTCAGGATGCAATTCACTCGGCTTACAGTAATTTTAGTATTGAAGACACTGCTTTTATTGTTCGTTCCAATAAAAGAGCGAATCAATACAATGAGCAAATTCGAACAAAAATCCTCGACAAAGAAAGTGAATTATCAACAGGCGATTTCCTGATGGTGGTAAAGAATAATTATTTTTGGCTTAAAGATTCGGATGAAGCTGGTTTTATTGCCAATGGTGATATTATCGAAATTTTGGAAATGTTTGGCATAAAAGAATTGTACGGTTTTAAATTTGCAAAAGTAAAAATCCGAATGATCGATTATCCAAATCAGAAACCTTTTGAAACTGTTCTTCTGATGGATACCATAAAAAGTGAATCACCGTCTTTAACTTTCGAAGAATCAAATCGTTTGTATCAAGAAGTGATGAAAGATTATGAGAGCGAAACCACTAAATATAAAAAGTTCCAAAAAGTAAAGGAGAACGAATATTTCAACGCACTGCAGGTTAAATTCTCGTATGCTATTACTTGCCATAAATCTCAGGGAGGACAGTGGAATACTGTCTTTATAGAACAACCGTATTTGCCAAATGGTATTGATAGAGATTATATCCGATGGCTGTACACCGCTATGACACGTGCCAAAAATAAGTTATATTTGATAGGATTTAAAGATGAAAGTTTTGTGGAATGA
- a CDS encoding DUF3822 family protein → MNINITDKKYKKLSIQVSLTGLSFCCFDTLHNRIVSLNEIYFDTFHKSTKIEELFSSAFRNYPELNDRYDEIQVIHNNNLSTFVPTALFDENFLGSYLQYNTKVFETDFFAFDEITNYQMNTVYIPYVNINNFFIDQFGSFDYRHANSILVSKLLDASKNNDNKKMIVHFNPGHFEIIVIQNQKLLLFNSFEYKTPEDFIYYLLFTAEQLNMNPESFKLELLGAISEEDDFYKIAFKYIRNVSFLDVADLQKNNSFSERQNLQHFILFNS, encoded by the coding sequence ATGAACATCAATATAACTGATAAAAAATACAAAAAACTTTCCATTCAGGTTTCACTGACGGGGCTGTCTTTTTGTTGTTTTGACACGCTTCATAACAGGATTGTATCACTGAATGAAATTTATTTTGACACTTTTCATAAATCAACGAAGATTGAAGAATTGTTTTCGAGTGCATTTAGAAATTACCCGGAACTGAATGACCGTTACGATGAAATTCAGGTGATTCATAATAACAATCTTTCGACATTTGTACCCACTGCCCTATTTGACGAAAATTTTCTGGGCAGTTATTTACAGTACAACACCAAGGTTTTTGAAACCGATTTTTTTGCATTTGATGAAATTACGAATTATCAAATGAATACGGTTTATATTCCGTATGTGAATATCAATAACTTTTTTATAGACCAATTTGGTTCTTTTGATTACAGACACGCCAACAGTATATTGGTTTCAAAGCTTTTGGATGCATCCAAAAATAATGATAATAAGAAAATGATCGTACATTTTAATCCTGGTCATTTTGAAATTATTGTAATTCAGAATCAAAAACTGCTTTTATTCAATTCATTCGAATATAAAACTCCCGAGGATTTTATTTACTACCTGCTTTTTACGGCCGAACAGTTAAATATGAATCCAGAAAGTTTTAAACTTGAATTATTAGGAGCCATTTCGGAGGAAGATGATTTTTATAAAATTGCTTTCAAATACATTCGAAATGTGTCCTTTCTTGATGTTGCCGATTTACAAAAAAACAACAGCTTTTCAGAAAGACAAAATCTGCAGCATTTTATACTTTTTAACTCATGA
- a CDS encoding RsmD family RNA methyltransferase gives MRIISGKYKGRRIFPPKGLPVRPTTDMSKEALFNVLNNHFSFEGLKILDLFSGTGNISFEFASRGSTPITSVDGDFGCIKFIKQVASEYDFNIAATKSDVFSFLEKSKTTYDIIFADPPYGLDQKIFEKIVLLIFEKGLLNEDGMMVIEHSKYTKLDHMINFSFQKSYGGSIFSFFELNKGNEEEVDDESSRKDTEEDEG, from the coding sequence ATGAGAATCATATCAGGAAAATACAAAGGAAGACGCATTTTTCCACCAAAAGGGCTCCCCGTTCGGCCTACAACCGACATGAGTAAAGAAGCATTATTCAATGTCTTAAACAATCATTTTAGTTTTGAAGGCCTAAAAATATTGGATTTATTCTCTGGAACCGGTAATATCAGTTTTGAGTTTGCTTCACGCGGAAGTACGCCAATTACCTCAGTTGACGGCGATTTTGGCTGTATAAAATTCATCAAACAAGTGGCATCGGAATATGATTTTAATATAGCGGCCACTAAAAGTGATGTTTTCTCTTTTTTGGAAAAAAGCAAAACAACTTATGATATTATTTTTGCAGATCCTCCTTATGGCTTAGACCAAAAAATTTTTGAGAAAATTGTATTATTAATTTTCGAAAAAGGATTACTGAATGAAGATGGTATGATGGTTATTGAGCATTCGAAATACACCAAACTGGATCACATGATTAATTTTTCTTTTCAAAAAAGTTACGGCGGTTCAATTTTTAGTTTCTTCGAATTGAATAAAGGAAATGAAGAAGAAGTAGATGATGAATCGAGTCGAAAAGACACGGAAGAAGATGAAGGTTAG
- a CDS encoding ketopantoate reductase family protein produces MKTRIGILGLGGVGGYFGALLAQAYFKSSTVKIIFIARGETQKNISESGLKILSDDGETIVFPNLVSDDPELIGTLDYLICATKTYDIETSFESYRKCITPNTVILPLYNGVDATERIYKLFPQNIVLQGCVYIVSMIVSPGIVKKIGPYEKLFFGSRSISDSKVTALQSIFERAKIESYHVVNIEETVWEKFIFISTLASVTSYLNQNIGQILSNSESKQVYVSLLNEITLVASAKGLKITDNIVEETIIKLEKSPQGVTSSMHRDFLANHKTEVVSLTEFVVKEGIKYGVSTPVYQMILNKLSK; encoded by the coding sequence ATGAAAACAAGAATAGGAATTTTAGGTTTAGGTGGAGTAGGTGGTTATTTTGGAGCATTATTGGCGCAAGCCTATTTTAAATCAAGTACCGTAAAAATTATCTTTATTGCTCGTGGAGAAACTCAAAAAAACATTTCCGAATCAGGTTTGAAAATTCTATCCGATGATGGAGAAACTATTGTTTTCCCAAATTTAGTTTCTGACGATCCTGAATTAATAGGAACACTCGATTACCTGATATGTGCTACAAAAACCTATGATATTGAAACTAGTTTTGAATCCTATAGAAAATGTATCACACCAAATACGGTTATTCTTCCACTTTATAACGGAGTTGATGCTACAGAGCGAATTTATAAATTATTTCCACAAAATATCGTTTTACAAGGTTGTGTTTATATCGTTTCAATGATTGTTTCACCAGGAATTGTCAAAAAAATAGGACCTTATGAAAAACTGTTTTTTGGATCTAGATCAATTTCTGATTCTAAAGTAACAGCACTTCAATCTATTTTCGAAAGAGCCAAAATCGAAAGTTATCATGTTGTGAATATTGAAGAGACTGTTTGGGAAAAATTCATTTTTATTTCGACTTTAGCATCAGTTACCTCTTATTTGAATCAAAATATTGGTCAAATTTTATCAAATTCTGAGAGTAAACAAGTTTATGTTTCCTTACTTAATGAAATTACTTTGGTCGCTTCTGCAAAAGGGTTAAAAATTACAGACAATATTGTTGAAGAGACTATTATAAAATTAGAAAAATCACCTCAAGGTGTTACTTCTTCTATGCATCGGGATTTTTTAGCCAATCATAAAACAGAAGTAGTTTCGCTAACCGAATTTGTTGTCAAAGAAGGAATAAAGTATGGTGTTTCAACTCCAGTTTATCAAATGATATTAAACAAATTGTCGAAATAA
- a CDS encoding class I SAM-dependent methyltransferase, whose amino-acid sequence MSLSDIIMQRIHQEGSISFRDFMEMALYYPDLGYYASFPSKIGADGDFYTSVYLSDAFGAMIARQIEEMWQNLDRNPIKIIEYGAGTGLLCHDILDYLKDNNPNLYDVLSYCIIEKSPSMQEREKMLLREKVTWYDSIKEIPQINGCILSNELVDNFSVHQVVMEEQLMEVFVDYSGGFIEVLKPANKELIDYFANLNVELPKGFRTEINLEARFWIEEIAKSLNKGYVITIDYGDISPELYDKHRSSGTLLCYYKHHKNDNPYQFIGEQDITTHVNFSDLINWGNINGLNCSGMTNQASFLLSLGFKEYQNKRLMNVKGNASIAMSESNINYRLLMDMGFKFKVLIQEKNVPKYPLSGLKTV is encoded by the coding sequence ATGTCCTTGTCAGATATAATAATGCAACGGATTCATCAAGAAGGTTCAATATCGTTTCGGGATTTTATGGAGATGGCTTTGTATTATCCTGACTTGGGATATTACGCTTCTTTTCCAAGTAAAATTGGGGCTGATGGAGATTTTTATACTAGCGTTTATCTTTCGGATGCTTTTGGAGCGATGATAGCCCGCCAAATAGAAGAAATGTGGCAAAATTTAGATCGAAACCCTATAAAAATTATTGAATATGGAGCAGGAACAGGTTTATTGTGCCATGATATTTTGGATTATTTAAAAGATAATAATCCTAATCTATATGATGTTTTATCCTATTGCATTATCGAAAAAAGTCCCAGTATGCAAGAAAGAGAAAAAATGCTTTTGAGGGAAAAAGTGACATGGTACGACTCCATTAAAGAAATTCCGCAAATAAATGGCTGTATTTTGTCCAATGAATTGGTTGATAATTTTTCGGTGCACCAAGTGGTTATGGAAGAGCAGTTAATGGAGGTTTTTGTTGATTATTCAGGTGGTTTCATCGAAGTTTTGAAGCCTGCAAATAAGGAACTCATTGATTATTTTGCCAATTTGAATGTAGAATTGCCAAAGGGATTCCGTACAGAAATAAATCTGGAAGCTCGATTCTGGATTGAAGAAATCGCAAAATCCCTGAATAAAGGTTATGTAATCACCATTGACTACGGAGACATTTCCCCGGAATTATATGATAAACATAGAAGTTCCGGCACGCTATTGTGTTATTACAAACACCACAAAAACGACAATCCGTACCAATTTATAGGAGAACAAGATATTACGACTCACGTAAATTTTTCGGATTTAATAAATTGGGGAAATATAAATGGTCTCAATTGCAGTGGAATGACAAATCAAGCTTCATTCCTATTGTCTCTTGGGTTTAAAGAATATCAAAACAAAAGATTAATGAATGTCAAGGGAAATGCATCAATAGCCATGTCAGAATCAAACATAAACTATAGGCTTTTAATGGATATGGGATTTAAATTTAAAGTATTAATTCAAGAGAAGAATGTTCCAAAATATCCACTTTCGGGCCTAAAGACAGTTTAG